From the Corvus cornix cornix isolate S_Up_H32 chromosome 1A, ASM73873v5, whole genome shotgun sequence genome, the window CAACTGCCGTCTGCAGAAACCATCGACCAAAGCCCACTCTGGAGGTGATGATAAAAACTGACTAAAACCACAGCCAAGAAATGTGCGTGCTCTGAAAAGGCAGATCCAAGGAGGAGCCCTGCTAAACAGCACCTGGAACATGTAAACTAGTTTAAGGAAACGTTTGAATATGCATCATTGATTATGAAGATGCACTAGGCTGATGCAATAGTACAGGTATGTAAAGGTGTCTACGAAGTAACAGGTGTGCTCTTGGCTAAGTGCCAAAGCACCCAGCGCTGtgaattttgctttattatctTTGTCCCTTATTGTCctttattaaacttttaaatcctaacaggagagtgaacctcaTTTTTCACAAACATGACATTCACGGCACGAAGTTCTGCCTTGTTTATCTGTTCAGCATCCTGGCATATGACTGAGGTGTATTAGTGTTACCTCAAAATACCAATATCGTAGTGGTCCAAGAAACAGAGTGCATTAAATTGTGAAGCAGAGAGAGCTCGGATACAGGAAGGTCCAAGAGTATAGAAGAATGAATGAagaatgcaaagagaaaaaaaggaaaggaacaggGAAAAATCAGAGACAGAAGAAATCGTTGGAGGTtaggatttttcattttgtttctttctctcatggAATTTTGTCACATCTGTTGCTAAAAGACAATAACGACCTGTACTTATGAGAGGCAAAAGAAATGGCCAAGGTAGGTGAAGGGTGCAGCTGGCTACTCTCTTACCTGGGAGGTTTTCTCTTTGGAAGGGCAAAGATACTGTGAGATTTTGGCCAGGTGGTGAGGGCCTGGGCTCGGctcctctcgctctctctcttTTGGCATCAGAGGAGGCACAGGCGGTCTGCGGTCGCTGCCCAGAGGATTCACTGCAACTACGGAGCTTTTGTCCTCCCATTGCTTCTCCTACTGTGGGTGAGCCTTTGCTCATTAGAGCAGCTGTTGGACTGGGACCTTATCAACACCCTATCCCTCACCATCTATTCGGGTGCCTTAGGGGAAAAACCCAGGACCCCTACCGCCTCCCCCTTCCCGGGGGGTGCATCTCCCCGGCTGCGTGCAGCAGCTGCTATGAAGAAGCCCAGCCGCCACTGTCCAGCTCCGCTGCTTTCTGCCGCTGCCTCAGGCTGTTTTTGGTACACTCTAACCCACACCCCCTGCCTGCCGGGACCCAACAGCTCCTCCTACAGCTGCGGAGCTTCTGATACATTTCCTTTACTACTCTGGGGTCTTCCTGCCATCCCAGCCGCTGCTCCGAGGTTCCTGCTGCACCCCTTTCGCCATCCAGCCCGCCCGCCATTACCGCATGAGGGAGACGCGGCTGAGCTggcgccacagcgccccctgcaggcgcgggggaaccatcgcagctgccctgcccggccgggagccagcagcgcccctgccggctgtgagcagaactgcaccgaggggaaagggcccgacagccgagaagggATGGACTGGGTTCTGgttctgtttgctgctgctgccagtggtgctgtttgtttgccttgttatacatactagtaaagaactgttattccttttcccatatctttgcctgaaagccccttaatttcaaagttataataattcagagggaaggggggtcatattttttccattccaagggaaattcccaccttccttggcagatacctgtctttcaaaccaagacattattgtaacttttttattattattattattattattattttgtataaaaCCTGCTTTTGCACAGCATCTGACTTAACCATGTATCCAACAGCCAGTCTCAGAGAAATTCACAGCCCTGGAAATGGAGGACAGAGACAAATTGTATGTGCTTCCCTCTGACTCTTCTTGGAAGCTGCAGCTGATCATTGTTTGGACACACAACAGACAGATTAATTCCTCCAGATGTTCACCATCCACCCTTCCAGAACATTAATGGGCAGGCCAGGGAATGAATGCTTTTAGCAGAAACTTCCgtttcctctgctgcttcagaTGAAGTATTTTGTCAGAGTTTTTGTTCTGGAGAACACCTGTTCCGAATGCAGGGAGTCCACACCTCAGAGCAATGCCCCTCCCTGCCACCACCCAACACCTCATGAAGCCTGAAACCATCCATCCAACAACTGCTGATGTGCTATTTCCAAAGAGAATTAGAATCCAGCATTGCTTTTGACTATTTCACCttacaggaaaaaggaaacatttaaaattccGAAAGTATTTAAATGGTTGAGTGGCTTGGAAGGTCAGAAAAAAGATAGTACTTCTCTCAAGCCACAGACGTAAGACAATTTCAGCAAGAGATTTGAACAGGAACTTGTCCATAGTTATGCTTATTCAGGAAACAAACATGTATTAATTTAGGTTACCAAATGTGACAGAATTAGTTGCCttatttttatgtattcttGTAGAAAAACTTGGGATGACATTTTTGGGAAGACTCCAGGTAACAAATGCCCATCTTAATTTGAAGAGGAAAGCTGCTTCCCACCAATTCTCAATGCCAGATTATATAAAAACACAGGTGAGGCACTGCTAAAAAACAggaattcagcagcagcacccaagTGCCCCTGAAAACCATTCAGATAGTTTTGAAAATGCTATCTCTAGTATTATTGGCAGGCTTCCCTCTCATTCCCATTCATGAGTTcccactgggaaaaaataacctTCTGCTGGAGCAAGGAGACTTAATCCTATGAAAAGTAAGTGAAGCAAGTACACGTGTTTCCTTCCATGTAGGAATCTACCAGAGAAAGCGAAACAGGATTTGGTCTTCCAACGTGACGAGAATGTTAAAGAGGCATCTGCTTTTTCCAGCTTGAATAATTTCAGCGAAACACATGCCCAGGTGGCAGCCAGGAGGACTGGAATTTCTCAGTTTGGGCTACAGCTACTCTAAGATGTGTGTTGTCCTGCAGCCAAGTATCTCACTCTGAGAAGAAGAGCAGCACTTAGCTGTTTCGCTGGTTTTCCTGCCTGGAGTGAAACCAGTTTTCCTGTGGGGTGGACAGGTCACTCCACCTGACCTGAATTTGCTCTCATAATGCCCTTGCCACAAaccaacagaaaagaaaaagcctggaAAACCAAAGGTAAAATGGTGGCTCTTCTCCAGTGAAATCCGTGATGAATTTAGCTATTCCCTTTAAGAGAACAAGGAATTCACACAAACAGGTCAACATCCAAATGTCATGCACAAAATCCATGGGAGGTGTTGAATGCAGAAGTTTCGTGAAAGCACTCACTTACATAGGAAAGCCCCACATTTTGTGACagccagcagaagaaagagactCTTGATAggaaaaatatgattaaaaaaatcagcatgcCATTAAAACAAGTATAAATACACATTATATTACATGAGTGAAGTGTGTTTTCTTTAGTGTACGTgccattttttattaattcatacACTAAGTGCTAAGGTGTTTTCTAATGCCATTAGGGGGTGCTTTCAGTAAGTAATGGAATAAATAGTTCTTGCATGGTTCTCTTCTGCATCGTGTTCTTGATTTCTTAAGTAAAAGGAAATTGAAGCAAAATACCTCAGATGCCTCCTCCTTCCAAAGCCAGTGCCATGGCACGAAGCTGTGCATCACGTTTCTGAGGCACTCTGGCTCCCCTCGGGCGTGATAAACTGCACTTTGGGCACGATGAGTGAGGAGTTGGTTCTCCGCATGGAGTTGCTCCTCCGAATGGAGTTGTTTCTCCTCATGGAGTTGCGCTTTCTCAGCGAGTTTTGGTGGGACAGCTCGCTCTTCTGCAGGGTCTGGATGAGGATGGAGGGCTTCTCATCGAGCTCCCGGGCACTGCAGCGCGGCGCAGCCACTTTGACGGTGTTCCCAAACTTGGAGTAGTCAACGGCATACACGCCTTCCTCCTCGGTGACGATGGGCACAAAGCGGTGACCCCACAGGATCTCCTCTGCCACGTAGGAGGTTCTCGCCTGTGTTGTGATGCCGGTGGTTTCTACAACCCCTTCCAGTATCACGATGAGCTCCAGGTCCTGGAGCGCCAGGTCGGAAGCGGATATGTCATAAAGAGGACTCCGCTTGTCTATGACGTGACAAATGATCAAGGGAGCCACCAGGAAAATGTTGTTGCTTTCAATGGGGTTATCCACGGGGATATCCACTTGGTGAATGGGTATGACTTCTCCTTCAGGGGTCGTGGTCTTCCTCACGACCTGGATTCTCACCGAGGCGCTGATGATCATGCTCTTCCTCAGGTCCCCCACCCGGAACATGAAGCAGAGCTTGCCATTGCGGACGGCAATGACCGCCTGCCGGCTGAAGATCAGCGTCTCGGCCCGCCGGTGAGCCTGTGCCGTCTTCATGAATATGCAGCCCAGCATGACAGCGTTGATGATCAGCCCCACAATGTTCTGCAGGATCAAGACCGTGATGGCCAGGGGACACTCCTCGGTCATCATCCTGCCCCCAAAGCCAATGGTCACCTGAACTTCgatggagaagaggaaagcGGAGGTGAAGGACCTGTAGGGGAAGATTGCACCCAGTTAACTCTCAGGACATGTAGCACGGACTAAGAAGCTGTTAACACGTACTTCCAGAAACAAACTTAAGGACCTATTT encodes:
- the KCNJ8 gene encoding ATP-sensitive inward rectifier potassium channel 8, with amino-acid sequence MLARKSIIPEEYVLARIAAENLRKPRIRDRPRKARFIAKNGACNLAHKNIREQGRFLQDIFTTLVDLKWRHTLVIFTMSFLCSWLLFAMMWWLVAFAHGDMDPSTENTLNSTKWTPCVTCVRSFTSAFLFSIEVQVTIGFGGRMMTEECPLAITVLILQNIVGLIINAVMLGCIFMKTAQAHRRAETLIFSRQAVIAVRNGKLCFMFRVGDLRKSMIISASVRIQVVRKTTTPEGEVIPIHQVDIPVDNPIESNNIFLVAPLIICHVIDKRSPLYDISASDLALQDLELIVILEGVVETTGITTQARTSYVAEEILWGHRFVPIVTEEEGVYAVDYSKFGNTVKVAAPRCSARELDEKPSILIQTLQKSELSHQNSLRKRNSMRRNNSIRRSNSMRRTNSSLIVPKVQFITPEGSQSASET